A stretch of DNA from Brachyspira pilosicoli:
AATTTTTATTTCTTTACTTTCATTCATATCTATCTCACTTTATTAAATATAATAGAAATTTATTTGTTAACTTTTAAGTATATAGGACTATATAAAAAAAATCAAGTTACTATATATAGTTTTTTATATTGGAAAGTTATATATTTATAAGTAATTAAATATTTATAAGTTAATTAAAAAATTTATTTATTATTTCTTTTAAGCTTTCTTTATCCAATTTATAAATATTAAGTAATTCATCTCTATTAGCAGTTTCAAAAAACTTATTTGGAAGAGCATGTATTTTTGTTTTTTTATTATATATTTCGTTGTCAGAAAGAATATTCAATATGGCAGAACCAACTCCCCCCCTTTTTACACTTTCTTCAATTATTAAAATATTGTCTGATTTTTTTGCAGCATCAATTATAGTTTTTTCATCTAAAGGATTTAATGTGCATAAGTTAATAATAGTAGTATCCAAATTAATTTCATTTACAGCATCAACAATATCAATCAAAGTTTGTCCATAACTTATAATGCAATTTTTTTTACCTTCTCTAATAATATGAGCCTTACCAATTTCAAAGTTATCAGGTATTATATTTTTATCGCATTCTCTTACAGAAGACTTATTATATCTTATCACTGTAGGACCATTATATTTATAAGAAGCTATAAACATATCTTTAAAATCTTTTTCAGCTACAGGAGCCATTATTACTATGTTTGGAATAATGCTTAAGAATGAAATATCATATACACCCTGATGAGTATCTCCGTCTTCTGGCACTAAACCAGCCCTATCAATCATAAACTTAACATTAGCATTCATTATGCCAACATCATGTATAACTTGGTCATAAGCCCTTTGCAAAAATGTTGAATACAAATAAACATAAGGTATAAGTCCGCTCTCTGCAAGACCTACAGCAAATGTAACGGAATGCTGCTCTGCTATACCTACATCAAAATATCTGTCTTTAAAAAGTTTAGCATATTCACTAAGCCCTGTTCCAGATTCCATTGCAGCAGTTATTGCAATTATCCTTTTATCTTCTTTTGCAGCATCTACTATGCATTCGCCTGCAAGATTAGAAAAAGTTTTTGATGACTTCTTTTTTAATTCTCCTGTTTCTATATCAAAAGGAGCAATACCATGAAACTTTGTAGGGTTTTCTTCTGCTATAGTATATCCCTTGCCTTTTATAGTATTTACCTGAACAATTCTAAGACCATGTATAGATTTCACTTTTTCAAATGTTTCAATAAGCTCTTCATAATTATGTCCATCTACAGGACCAAAATATTTAAATCCAAGTCCGCTAAATGCTATACCGGGTGCAACAAAACTTCTTATAGCACCCTTACCTCTATCTATAAACTCGTTTGCAATATCCCCAAATGGAAGTGTGGAAACTAAATTTTTTAATTTGTATGATGCATCTTGAATAATACTATCGTTTAAAGTTGTATTTAAAAACTTTGAAATAGCACCTATGTTTTTACCAATAGACATTTCATTATTGTTTAATATTATTATCATATCTTTATCAGTATGTGCTATATTATTCATAGCTTCTAATGCCATTCCTCCTGTCATAGCACCATCACCTATAATAGCTATAACCTCTCCGCTATAGCCTAATATTTTTTTGGCACTTGCTATTCCATAAGAAAATGAAAGCGAAGTTGAAGAATGCCCTGTTTCTTCTATATCATGTTCAGACTCTTCTCTTTTTGGAAAGCCTGATAAACCTTTATATTTTCTTAAAGTATTAAATCTATTCTTTCTTCCTGTGAGGATTTTATGCGTATAAGCCTGATGCCCAACATCAAAAATAAAAGCATCTCTTGGAGAATTAAACAAATAATGCAAAACTATAGTTAAATCAACTACACCCAAATTACTTCCTAAATGTCCGCCTGTCTCTGATACACTTTTTATTAAAAACTCTC
This window harbors:
- the dxs gene encoding 1-deoxy-D-xylulose-5-phosphate synthase, coding for MYLENINSIDDLKKLSVEELPILASEIREFLIKSVSETGGHLGSNLGVVDLTIVLHYLFNSPRDAFIFDVGHQAYTHKILTGRKNRFNTLRKYKGLSGFPKREESEHDIEETGHSSTSLSFSYGIASAKKILGYSGEVIAIIGDGAMTGGMALEAMNNIAHTDKDMIIILNNNEMSIGKNIGAISKFLNTTLNDSIIQDASYKLKNLVSTLPFGDIANEFIDRGKGAIRSFVAPGIAFSGLGFKYFGPVDGHNYEELIETFEKVKSIHGLRIVQVNTIKGKGYTIAEENPTKFHGIAPFDIETGELKKKSSKTFSNLAGECIVDAAKEDKRIIAITAAMESGTGLSEYAKLFKDRYFDVGIAEQHSVTFAVGLAESGLIPYVYLYSTFLQRAYDQVIHDVGIMNANVKFMIDRAGLVPEDGDTHQGVYDISFLSIIPNIVIMAPVAEKDFKDMFIASYKYNGPTVIRYNKSSVRECDKNIIPDNFEIGKAHIIREGKKNCIISYGQTLIDIVDAVNEINLDTTIINLCTLNPLDEKTIIDAAKKSDNILIIEESVKRGGVGSAILNILSDNEIYNKKTKIHALPNKFFETANRDELLNIYKLDKESLKEIINKFFN